DNA sequence from the Rattus rattus isolate New Zealand chromosome 2, Rrattus_CSIRO_v1, whole genome shotgun sequence genome:
aaatggaaCAAGCCATTCTTTGAGCAAGGAGCAGGGTAGAGAAGTGCTTAGGGTGGTAGAGGGATTCTAACCAGCCCGGAAGCCTGGACGTGGTGTCTCCACCCTGACTGGTATCGCAATGTGTCCCTAATCTAGTCTTCCCAGAGAATGCTGGGGTCCCgcctcctgcctcactctccaGGACACACTCTTATCTTCACATGCCACTCAAGTGGCTGTTATCCAATCCTAAGTACTAAGTGGGGTCCATGAGTTGCCTGGCTGAAGGGATAGGCAAATTAGAGTAGCCAAACCCTGAGATACATTCAGTAATGGATGCCAAGTGGGCTGCACCCTGCAGCCATAGGAGTCATTTCCTTGGATagacaggagaccctgtctacaACCAGGTCACAAAAGTTCCACAAAGCATTCTGTACCCAAAGGATATAGAGAGAAGCAGGGATAGATGGACTTTTAAAATATCTGCCCATCCTTTTCTGCCACTGCTAGGCCAGCCACCTACCTTGGTTTCTGCCCAGAAGACTTCTGTCCTCCGTGAAGCCACCTGGACCCCTCTTCCAGGCTAGGCTTTCACACCTTCAGTAGTGTTTGTATGTGCCACTCCCTCTTATATTAAACAGTATACCACACACTGACAAAACCCTAACTTAAGGTCCTGCGGGCCATGGCGACTTTGGTATGGGATGGTGTCTCCTGATTTACCTGGTATTGGTCCAGCTCTCACCAGTCCTTAGGAAACTCACCAAGACCATGTCCATCCCCTAGGGCATGACAGCCTTCCTGGCCTCTCAGCCAACTCTCCCCAAATTCTACACCCATTCTTAGCCACCAGGACCCTGATGGCTTTCTTACTGCCAGGCCCTGGGGTCTAccttaaaacctttttttaaaacacagatcCTCTCTGCTCAGTTGTAAATGCCCATCTGAGTGTAAGATATTCTTGTCACTAAGATCTGTCCCCTTAGAGTTCCAGAGCTTCATATCAAAAACACTTGGATGTCATTAGGTGTCCCCTACCTCACATCTCATAAGGAGTTCCAGAAGGTCTGCCCTAGGAATCTCTTGGACCCTTCTGTTTCTCCCTGTCACTTGTCACCCAGATGCTAAAACTCCCTGTCCTGAGTGTCTCTGAGCTTTACACTGTAGCCAAGCAGGCTAAGGCTTTGCCGCTCCCTAACTGCTGGGGACCCTCCAGCCACTGACTGGTCCCGCCTTTGCACATGCTGCTCCCACTGCATGGatcacaccccacacacacaccctgtgagCTTCCGTGTAGCTGCTGCTTCCTCTAGAGCTGTTGCCACTCACCCCATCGTTCCTATGCCCTTGATTAGCTCATGTCAAGACGGGtaaaatactaaactgaaagaaagaagtcGTTCATAATTGTCATAATGATTTTATATTGCAGTGAAAATATTCTGGATGTACTTggttaaaaatattaagtttacccttttaaagaaaactttggaATGATTATGGGAACACTTTCAATCACACATATGGTTCAGCCTGTGTTTCTATTGGGAAGCCTGGCCTCTGGGGACCTCGGTGAGAAGGAGACGAGGAGCCACCTCTGCCTGTTTCCCTGGTTTCAGAGGAAGGTGCTGATGAGGGGAAGGACGATGTTGTCGCACACCTGGCCAGGGCCCCGGAAGCACGAGGTGGGCAGTTTTtcagagaggagactgggaaaggaaGCACCTTGTGACAACATTTTCCACCTTTTATTACTCAagtgtgtggggctggagatgtagggCCAAGGCAACAGCAGGTTTCAATAAATAAGAAATGGGATGCGCAGTGGGCCCCGCGCCTGCACGGCCCCACATAAATAACGAGGCACTGGGCCAGAGCAAAGACTAAGACAGCACGGATTGGCAGTCACCCCTGCTACCCAAAACTCAGGCAGACACTGTACCACAGGGGCATGGAAAACCACAGGCCACAGCACTCTCTAGGCCACCGGTCTCCTCTTCCCCCAGCTCCAGAGCTTGAGGGCAGCAGGGTGGACTGAGGCTCTGCACCAGAGAGCCCTGTCCAAGTCAAGtcatttttcagtttcattaaaaaTAGCAGGGTAGGGGCAGGCACATGCATTAAGCCCCTTCTGTAGGCATCACCATAATAGACAGTCCCATGGGAGCCATGAAGGCCGAGGCCTAGGAAGCAGCAAAAACAGGCCAGATAAAGCTACTAATGGGAAGGTAGCAAAGGCCAGCTCCCCGCAACAGGACTCAGCCCAGAATCTGCAGAGCACTGGAGaggtcctgggaactgagctctCCCCCAACGTCCCAGTCAGTACCTAGGGATAAGCCCAGGATTGGAACCCAGGTTCTGTCACCAGGACAGGGCTCTTTGCTACACTTTCCCTTTATAGGCCTGCCAGAAGAAAGGGAGTCCCATCCAGGGTCCAGGACATGGGCAAGAGTGGCTAGTTCCCAAGGCACAAGCTAGGGACCAGTACAGATACACTCCTCCACCAAACCAGACCCCTAAGGGACAGAGGGCTCCTATGATGTGCTCAGGGCAGGCACAGGGTTACAGCACCCTGCATAGAAGTAACCGGGGCTGCAGGGATAGGGCGGGTTCTTGATCTCCTGCTCACGTGCTGTGCCGCAGGCTGCCTCCTCAGTGGGGCGGACGGTCCCACCTCCAGGACTTGGCCTTTGCTGTTTTGTCTGCTAGACCTTTGCATCTTGGTCCTCAGTCCCGTGCAGCTCTCCCTCCTGCAGGAAGCCTTCCGAGCCTCCCAGGACGGGGCAGAGTGTCAATTCTAGACAGCCCATCAGATGACCAGGTTGCTTTCACTTAGCCGGACCACATAGCGGTTCTCCTGGTGGTCAGGATTGAAGGGTCAGAGCTGAGTCAAGAGGCCACCTTGGGCTTCAAAAAAGTGGCATCTACCCAGAGCTCCCCATACTGCCTCCATGGGCCTCTTTTCTGTCAGGGTTGACCCAGGTGCTCTCACCTCAGCCTTGTTCTCTGCTGGGGGCTTCAACCACTTAGTATGACTCCCACTACTTCCCAGCAGTGCCCGCTGCTCGGGGGGAAGGCCAGGCTGCGGGGAGTCAGGAAGATCGCTCTCTGAAGGCCCAGCCTCTGTGATAGTCTTCACCTCAGATAACAACGAGCTGGTCCGCTGCTCAGGAATGCGAGCCACACGGAACCTGTAGGAATGGATGGACCAGCACCGCTCATTAGAGGGGCACCGtagccagagaaggcagcccctCCTAGGTCACCCTGAAATTTCCAAGATCACACACAGGTTGAGCCTGTTAGACTACTCAAGAGTCCTTCTCAGCCCCCCAGCTACAGTGTCCCAGCAACCCCACATCTAGTTAGAGGGGTACAGACAGACCCTTGGCCTAAGAGGCCCCAGGTGTGCTAACACCAAGTCCGTGCCTCAGGGACCCAAGAGCTCCTTGTGAGAAAGCACAGCTGGGAAGCGATGGCCTTTTGGCCACCGACACTCCCCAGAGATGCCCAGGAAAGGCTAGTCAGCACTAAGCTGACCCACAGACTTCCTATCTCCAGGCCGTCAAGTTATTCCACAGCTCTGCTCTGTCTGCCCACATTACCTGCCCACAGACAAGATGGTAATCTCGCCCTGACGTCCTGGCTTGGCACTAGCCTTGGGAGCCCTGGATGTAgaaggcaggagggtgggagcagGAGTGGTGGCAGCTGCTGCCTCGGGTGACAGCAGCACCTCTGGCCACTTCTGGCTACAACGGGAGCAGCAGGGGCCGGAGAGGGAGGCCAGGCCCTGCACAgtgtggaggtggtgatggtgtgggCAGACGTGTGGTGTGCTGGGGGAGGCCGGCAGCAGCCTGCAAGAGGAAGAGTAGAAATGGTCACTGGAGCAAGCCACAAAGGGACGCTCCGTCAAGAAAAAGGTCAAAGGTGACACGAGAAGGAGCAGACCCAGGAGATCCCCAGGAGGCAAGCTGATTATCTGAGGGCCCCCTCACCTGGGTACAGGCCTGTGGCTTGTCTGTACCAGCTGTTTGCTGTGATATTCTTTCAACAGCTCCTCCAGGGCCGCTGCATTTTCTGTGGGCAGGTGGAGTCAGAACCCAGCTCCAAACTGAAGGAGCTCCCACCCCTCACCTCAGCAGACAGCCCCTGCCTACTCCCACATCCCCGTCCCAGGGCCCGACTATGGGTCCTTCCTCCATCCCGTACCAATCAAGATCAAAGGCAAAAATGCAGCGCCCAGGGTCAGGGCCCCCATCAAACTGAGGCTctggactggggaggcagagctgggcagTTTCCCCCAAGCGTTATCTACACTCTAGGAGGAGACCCTCCACTCCCCGGCATAGGGTGAAGCAGAAAGACCTCTCTTCACCTTTCTTCTCTGTGATTAGGCGCACCAGGACTCCAATGGTGTCTTCATTGGCATCCTCTGTCCTATAGGCGGGATTGATCCCTGACggaaaagaaaaggaacccaTGATTCTAGAGAAGATGGGGCTCAAGGCTCCCAAGCCACACCAGGATCTGCTGGCAGAGGGCGCCACAGGCCTTGCTCCAAGTTGCAGCAGACGCTACTGTGGAATTCAGGTGATAAGACTGTCACCTTTGTTATCCTGCACCCAGAAACTCCAAGTGTTCATCTGAAAGCCACATCCCTGTACACCACACTAGCCTCTTCCAGTAGTCACTGGACCTGCCTTGGCCTCAGGGAGCTATGGGCTCTCCATGCTCAgaactcccacctcctctccaggCCTATTACCTCTCTGTACACCACCCCGTCCATGAAACTACTTCACAGCTTTGGGCTTAAACCTCGAGGGTGTGAGAATGGGCCACTGCGATGGGTCCGAAGCCAGTAGCATATTTCCAAAATTGTACCCAGGCAGTAGCCAGCAGTTAAAGTCGCTAGACTAGCAAAGTACAGTCCTAGGTGAAATGGCCCTGATGTGTGCTACCTTCTATCCACTTACTCCATGATTCAGTgttaggagctgaaggggtctggaAAGCCAGCATGGGAGACGTTGTATTACTCTTGACTTGGCCAGAAGGTTCCTGATGGCCCAGAGCAGTGCATATATGCCTGTGAGATCTCTGCACTTCAGGAGGCGTTGGTAAGCAATGAGCTCTAGGCCCTCGCCCTCTGGTTCCAGTACTTGTACCTCAAACTACAGTGGACCTGAAACCTGAGCCCTGTGTCGTGCCTGCCAGGGCTCTGCTGGCCCCACCTGATGTAGGGCATTCTCTGCTTCAGACCAGAGGCCATAGGTCACTTTGAACCCAACAGGTCCCTACAGAGTCCCAGTCCCACAGTGGAGCAGGCCTCACCCAGAGCAAGAACCTTAGCAACACCACTTGATCCACTTGCCATTTTACCTCTGCCTACTGCCAGTGCTCAGCCCCTTGTCCTCCATGGTAGTCTGCACTGTTGCACTGTTAGTCAAGGCTGCTGCACAGCGCCTCCCTGACAGGCCCTCTCCAGTCAGACCCCTAGACCAGGAAGGGTCCCTCCAAAGCCCCTAGTGTCCCTACCTGACCCAGCCAGGTCTTACCACTGCCTCCTCCGCCAGGGCTGGGCCCGACCTCCTTCTGGGCTGTGCAGTGGTAGCCCTTCCGCTTGAGCAGGTTGCACACCAGAATGCCCAGAAGCCCCAtgagacaaaagacaggaacgaTGGCAATCACTGCATACTGAGCAGCCGTCTCCTCAGGACCGCCTGCCCGCGTGCCATTCCCAGGCTGTCGGAGTTCACCATTGCTACTAGCACCTGCTGCCACTTCGACACCACGCCGGGCCCGCCGGCCTGACTCCGGATACCACAGAGGatggaagaaagcagagaaaaacataaaaagacgTTGCTAGGCTGGTAGTGCCCCTTCTCAGCCCCAGAAAGGCTCTCTGCTTGGCCTGCTGTGTTTGCCCACTTCACCCCAGACAAGATGATGATCTTGCCTTGACGTCCTGCCTTGGTCTTGCCTTGGGAGCCTTGGCTAGGTCTGGAGAGGAGGCTGGGGACAGGAATGGTGGCAGCAAATCCAAGAATCTGAGCGTGAAGCTGGGGACCCTGACACACTAAGAAGACAAAGGCTAGCTCGTGCCCTTCTTCCCTGACCAGCCAATCACTTATCCAGCAAGGCCTCCTTGGACCCAGGCCTGCATCTGCCCCTCAACAAGTGTATGGAGTCAACAGATATACACGGCAGGGATTCTGCCTTCTCACAGCAGCTCATGGGCTGCTAACTAACTACTAACTAGCTACTAACTAGCCTCCCGGGGTGACTGGCCCATGGTaaaggtcatgtgtgtgtgttcatggatgTGTGCAAAGGCACGTATGCGTGCTCACATGCCTCTTTAGGGTTCTTATGGAAAGGGCAGGGACAATAGGAACAAATGGGATATGAACCCCAATCCTAATAATGGTAGTGCCTGATGCTCTGTACTACTCAAAAGTCAGGAAGGCGGCTGACCGGCCATACACTGCTGGCCTGTTCTCCTCTAGCTGGAAGAGGGCCCCACTTCCCTACGTGGATGCTACAGGGACTCCTAGGCTCAAGTTCACTGACTCCCCTTCCTAGTCCACCACCTACCACTCACCATCACAGTCACTGGTACTTGGAGTTGCCTTGGAACATGGCTGACACGGAACATGAGGAACTCCCTGTGGCCCAAACCACCTGCAGGGAGGGAAGATGTCACTGAGGTCCAGACATAAAAACCTGTCCTTAGGAAAAGTTGGACCCCTTCCTACCAAGTGCCTTCAATGGTCCCCCATCCGTGTTGTGGATGGGAAGAGAGGCCACTCAGAGAGCAGTGGACGAGAACACAGCATAGACCCCGCCCTCACCCTGTGCTCACCCACGCTGGCAGTCTCCACACACTGTATCATGAGTTGCTGTGCCAGCCTGGGCCTCCAACCTCTTTTGAAGGCCGCAGCGGTAATGAGGCTGGCATGGATAGGAGTCCAGTGAGGCTGAAAAGGTGCCTGGAGGGCAAGTTCTGCATAACGTGCCCTGCCCTGGATcctgtgggagaggaagaagattaCAAGGCTAAGCCAGGCCAGAAGCCCCTGGGCATCCAGGCCTAGGCCTCCCCTCTGCCCTCAGGGATCAGGGACAGGACAGCACATCGCTTACCGGGTCAGGCTCCGTGCCAGGGGGACACAGCCAAGGAGTAATGGGTGTTGGAGTGGCCAGGGGCCAGGGCAGCAGCTGGAAGAATGCAGGTGGAGCAGAGGACATGGTGACAGAGGAAGACAATGTTAGCACACAGGGCTCACCGCCTACTTCCCAAGCAGAGCATGAGTCGCAGACTACACAGTCCCTACCCAGACTCCGGGGTATTCTTAGGGCCTGCCTCAGCCAGTTCTGCTGCACTGCTGGTGTCTAGGTAAGAAGAGAATTACATCTGCTTCTGGAAAATACTGGAAAGCCC
Encoded proteins:
- the Relt gene encoding tumor necrosis factor receptor superfamily member 19L, which encodes MSLQGLMMKRTLLCWPLSCLFVLLPWPLATPTPITPWLCPPGTEPDPDPGQGTLCRTCPPGTFSASLDSYPCQPHYRCGLQKRLEAQAGTATHDTVCGDCQRGWFGPQGVPHVPCQPCSKATPSTSDCDGRRARRGVEVAAGASSNGELRQPGNGTRAGGPEETAAQYAVIAIVPVFCLMGLLGILVCNLLKRKGYHCTAQKEVGPSPGGGGSGINPAYRTEDANEDTIGVLVRLITEKKENAAALEELLKEYHSKQLVQTSHRPVPRLLPASPSTPHVCPHHHHLHTVQGLASLSGPCCSRCSQKWPEVLLSPEAAAATTPAPTLLPSTSRAPKASAKPGRQGEITILSVGRFRVARIPEQRTSSLLSEVKTITEAGPSESDLPDSPQPGLPPEQRALLGSSGSHTKWLKPPAENKAEENRYVVRLSESNLVI